In a single window of the Acetivibrio clariflavus DSM 19732 genome:
- a CDS encoding LysR family transcriptional regulator has translation MTLRHLKIFVTVCETGSATAAGEKLHIAQPSISLAISELEDYYGIKLFDRIAKRLHITEVGKSFLQYAAHIVGLFEDMEKEIKNFDVTGIIRIGASITIGNYLLPGYITQFKQIHPQMYVKVIIDNSEKIQQYILSNQIDIGLIEGVVHSSYIIEHKFRDDELVMVCGNDHPFANQKNIEISKLQGESFILREAGSAGREIFDSTMTSHGIEFYQLGRVQVLKQL, from the coding sequence ATGACATTAAGGCATCTGAAAATATTTGTCACTGTATGTGAAACCGGCAGTGCAACTGCAGCCGGAGAGAAGTTACATATTGCGCAACCTTCTATTAGTCTTGCGATATCAGAGCTTGAAGATTATTATGGGATAAAACTATTTGATCGCATTGCAAAAAGACTCCATATCACAGAAGTTGGAAAGAGCTTTCTTCAATATGCAGCACATATTGTGGGACTTTTTGAGGATATGGAAAAGGAAATCAAAAACTTTGATGTAACGGGAATTATCCGTATTGGAGCAAGCATTACCATCGGAAATTATTTATTACCGGGCTATATAACTCAGTTTAAGCAAATACATCCTCAGATGTATGTTAAGGTAATCATAGATAATTCAGAAAAAATCCAACAATATATTTTGTCCAATCAGATTGATATTGGGTTGATAGAAGGTGTTGTCCATAGCTCTTATATTATAGAGCATAAATTCCGCGATGATGAATTGGTAATGGTCTGTGGGAACGATCACCCCTTTGCTAATCAAAAAAATATTGAGATTTCAAAGCTTCAAGGTGAAAGTTTTATTTTAAGAGAAGCAGGAAGCGCTGGGCGCGAAATCTTTGATAGTACAATGACCTCCCATGGAATAGAATTTTACCAGCTTGGGAGAGTACAAGTACTCAAGCAATTGTAA
- a CDS encoding IS110 family transposase: MNCTQNKKLMQITSETMVIGVDIGSEIHYARAFDFRGFEFSNKAFRFENNREGFNAFDNWATELMKKNNKTKAFVGMEPTGHYWYGFGCHLQNMRVEFGMVNPYHVKRSKELDDNTPSKHDRKDPKTIAMLVKDGRYLIPYMPEGVYREIRNLMELRRQNVVQLISIQNRVKRWLAIYFPEFNTVFKKWNGKAALLTLKYFPTPQAVIEMGEEKIVAIWKQTIKRAIGNKHARKLIKAAEESIGLKHGLESAVLEISTLLDEYEIYARKLQVIMQKVEEQVNKVPNANKLLGIKGIGIVAIAGFLGAVGDIGRFDAPEQIVKLMGLNLRENSSGKHKGKTTITRRGRSDGRYAIFQAVLPLVARNAEFRQLHLYYINRENRPLKKMQSIVALCGKLIRVFYAILKTGSNYNGEKMMKDIKRVA; the protein is encoded by the coding sequence ATGAATTGTACACAAAATAAGAAGTTAATGCAAATTACATCTGAAACGATGGTGATAGGAGTAGATATCGGTAGCGAGATTCATTACGCTAGAGCTTTCGATTTTAGAGGATTTGAATTTTCTAATAAAGCATTCAGGTTTGAGAACAACAGAGAAGGCTTCAATGCTTTTGACAACTGGGCTACAGAGTTGATGAAGAAAAATAACAAGACAAAAGCATTTGTTGGAATGGAACCTACGGGTCATTACTGGTATGGTTTTGGATGTCATTTGCAGAACATGCGCGTAGAATTTGGTATGGTTAATCCATATCACGTAAAGCGTTCTAAAGAGCTAGATGATAACACACCAAGTAAGCATGACCGAAAGGATCCAAAAACAATAGCAATGCTGGTCAAAGACGGAAGATATCTGATTCCGTATATGCCAGAAGGTGTATACCGAGAAATAAGAAATCTTATGGAACTGCGCAGGCAAAATGTTGTACAGTTGATAAGTATACAAAATAGGGTAAAGAGATGGCTGGCAATATACTTTCCTGAGTTTAATACTGTTTTTAAGAAATGGAATGGGAAGGCTGCGCTACTTACGTTGAAGTATTTTCCCACTCCCCAGGCAGTAATTGAAATGGGAGAAGAGAAAATAGTAGCCATTTGGAAACAAACAATTAAGAGAGCAATTGGTAATAAACATGCCAGAAAGCTCATAAAAGCAGCAGAAGAATCAATTGGTTTAAAGCATGGTTTAGAATCAGCAGTGCTTGAAATTAGTACTCTTCTGGATGAATATGAGATTTATGCACGAAAACTTCAAGTTATAATGCAGAAAGTAGAAGAGCAAGTAAATAAAGTACCAAATGCAAACAAACTTTTAGGAATTAAAGGTATAGGAATAGTTGCAATAGCAGGTTTTCTAGGTGCTGTTGGGGATATTGGCAGATTTGATGCACCAGAACAAATAGTTAAATTAATGGGACTAAACCTAAGAGAAAACAGTTCTGGCAAGCATAAAGGAAAAACAACAATAACTCGAAGGGGACGCTCTGACGGTAGATATGCGATATTTCAAGCAGTATTACCATTGGTAGCAAGAAACGCTGAATTTAGGCAATTGCACTTGTACTATATCAATAGGGAAAATAGACCACTAAAGAAAATGCAATCAATAGTAGCATTATGTGGCAAGTTGATAAGAGTATTTTATGCAATATTGAAAACAGGAAGTAATTACAATGGTGAAAAAATGATGAAAGATATAAAAAGAGTAGCCTAG
- the lgt gene encoding prolipoprotein diacylglyceryl transferase yields MIDKYFIENLFGINGLNIAWYGVIIGFGILLGLLIACREAKRQNLKSDIIFDFLFLALPIAIICARIYYVAFEWKQYSGNFTKVIAIWEGGLAIYGGVIGGIIAAIIFSKRSHFPFFRFVDMVVPSLILGQAIGRWGNFVNQEAFGNIVTNPDLQFFPYAVFIEQLGEWHQATFFYESMWNLCVFAILVYFRKRTKFSGQLLATYFIGYGLGRFWIEGLRTDSLYLFPGLRISQAVSLVLIITGIIMIVLQKKLLKESSVYTGKYMIK; encoded by the coding sequence ATGATAGATAAATATTTTATAGAAAACCTATTTGGCATTAATGGACTAAATATTGCATGGTACGGCGTTATTATTGGGTTCGGGATTCTACTTGGTCTTTTGATTGCCTGCCGTGAAGCAAAACGACAGAACCTAAAAAGTGATATTATCTTTGATTTTCTCTTTTTAGCACTCCCTATCGCAATCATCTGCGCAAGAATTTATTATGTTGCATTTGAATGGAAACAGTATAGCGGCAACTTTACAAAGGTGATTGCTATTTGGGAAGGTGGTCTTGCTATATATGGAGGAGTTATCGGTGGAATCATAGCTGCGATTATTTTTTCAAAACGCAGCCACTTCCCTTTTTTCCGGTTTGTTGATATGGTTGTGCCTAGCTTAATTCTTGGACAGGCAATTGGTCGATGGGGTAATTTTGTGAACCAGGAGGCCTTCGGCAATATCGTTACAAACCCGGATCTTCAATTCTTCCCCTACGCTGTATTTATAGAGCAGTTGGGAGAATGGCACCAAGCCACATTTTTCTATGAAAGCATGTGGAACTTATGCGTTTTTGCCATACTGGTTTATTTTCGCAAAAGAACAAAGTTTAGTGGTCAGCTTTTAGCAACTTATTTTATCGGATATGGCTTAGGCCGTTTTTGGATTGAGGGGTTGCGTACAGATAGCCTTTATCTATTTCCGGGGCTTAGAATATCGCAAGCAGTATCATTGGTTCTGATTATTACGGGAATTATTATGATTGTGCTCCAGAAAAAGCTCTTAAAAGAATCATCAGTGTATACAGGTAAATATATGATTAAATAA
- a CDS encoding LysR substrate-binding domain-containing protein, which translates to MQANLGISVLPYLLVKDSLDRKDISQFQINGIRFQRSFSVIYHQNKYLTESAKDFIALCK; encoded by the coding sequence GTGCAGGCAAATTTAGGTATTTCCGTGCTGCCTTATTTACTGGTAAAGGACTCTCTTGATCGCAAAGATATCAGTCAGTTTCAGATAAACGGGATACGTTTTCAGAGAAGTTTTTCTGTCATTTACCATCAGAATAAATATCTAACAGAGAGTGCAAAAGACTTTATTGCACTATGCAAATAA